The Arachis ipaensis cultivar K30076 chromosome B03, Araip1.1, whole genome shotgun sequence region TTTAACTGAATGCACCTTCATATGCTTGAAGAAACTATGAAGAAACACCAATACAATTATAATATATTCTTGAACTTTGACTAGTAGATCTTAAGCTGTTTTCAAGTCTCTTGATCAACATGGTGATAAATAAATATAACAGATACAAACATTTCAGCCAAACGTTTTGGCTGTCGTGCAAAGGCCAACCAAATGCCTGCCTCTTAAGTCTTAAGGGGAATGGATCCTCTCCCATGAAAATAAATTTCACTTGATCTTTTCATGTGTTTATTTTTACCATCGATTGAGAAGGTGGAGCCAAGCATGAGGCTCAATGAGAGAAGGTCGTGAAATTCTCACATGAAAATATCCATATAGTATCTTAATAACACAACCTTGACACAAAAGTGGACTTGCCAATTACGGAAAAAGAGCAGTGCTAATAAATCTATTGTTACCTACCAAAATTTTACAAAGACAAGGGCACTAAATTAAGACAGCATGAAGTTGCATCTAAGCACACATAGCTACATTCAAAAGTGGATGCTAGAGGTCCCAGATTAGGTTATTGATATTCACCATCAGAGGATCCCAATACTAACTAACGTAAGAACCATATGCATTTAAATTAAGTGAAGATGCAGAACTAGCAAATCTTCACAACAGCAAAGTTTGCTTACAATGAAATGAATCAGATAAATAGGTACCTGAAATACCCCAAGATTTCTATTGTAACCTGATTCGGGCACTTCCAATGAAACAGTAACCTGCACATTCTGTTTAGGAGGTAACACCCTTTGACCCACCCACTTACTAGCTGCAATTTCCTTCACTGAATCATGGCCACCAACAACACCAGCACACGATATTAGAGGCACATATGCCACAGGACTCTGCTTGGTGTAGTCAAAGTTGAAACCTTTTATCAATTGGGTTGGCTTCTGCGCTAACCCGCTGACCACAAACCCACTAAAAACAAGTGAGGAAACAGCAAGAGCAAACAGAACGCAACACACGACCATAGACCACAAGAACCCCCATCCACACCTAAACGCAACGTTCCAGAATGCTTTCTGATCCTTAAAAATTACCCGAGCTGGAATACCAACGAACCCAAAGGCACAACCCAAAACCTGAGTCGAAAAACGAATACCCTTTCTCCATGTTCCGAAAGGGTCCACGATGAACATGCAAGTGTGGACAGTGAGCCACAATGGAAACTTTATTAACCAAATCAAGATTTTGATTTGAAACAAAATTGCCCTAATTACAAATCCCGTTGCATACTCTAGCGTATTCGACGGAGGAGAATCGACGAGCCTCGGCACCTCAGAGGAGTCAGCGGAATCAGCAAGAACATCGTCTTTTGCAGATACAGCTGTGGTTAACGTCGATTCCTCGCCTTTCTCTTTGGTCACAATACTCGCAGATGGAAAAGGAGGAACCTTTTTCTCTTGAATCGAATTAGGTTTCGCGGGAATCTCCTCAAATTCGGAGGCCTTGATTTCCTTCAATTTTAGGAGGTTCCGATGATGCTTTTGGGAGCTCTTTCTGGCGTCGTCGTCATCGATGATTTCACTCCGGGAAGCGGTGTCCGTAGATTCCGTAAAGAGAGATGGGGGGCAAACGGAGCGGCGGCGTAGCTTGGCGGAGGGAGGACTATAAAGAGGGAGCGGGGGCGGTTGAGGATCGCAGAGAGCGGGAGCAGAGGCGGAGAAAGGTTCCGGTGAGTCATTGGCGTGGCCGTCGGAGCAATTGAGGGTGTCTGAATAAACGTCGTCGTTGGGGTCCATTGAAATGCGATTGCGAATGTGGAGGCAAAGTTAGTTGGTTAGGAAGTTATTCGTTATTTCCGGTTGGTTATTCTCAATTCGGCTCTGCCTCCCATTTTCAAGCAACAACGGATAATTTGcc contains the following coding sequences:
- the LOC107632156 gene encoding seipin-2-like, giving the protein MDPNDDVYSDTLNCSDGHANDSPEPFSASAPALCDPQPPPLPLYSPPSAKLRRRSVCPPSLFTESTDTASRSEIIDDDDARKSSQKHHRNLLKLKEIKASEFEEIPAKPNSIQEKKVPPFPSASIVTKEKGEESTLTTAVSAKDDVLADSADSSEVPRLVDSPPSNTLEYATGFVIRAILFQIKILIWLIKFPLWLTVHTCMFIVDPFGTWRKGIRFSTQVLGCAFGFVGIPARVIFKDQKAFWNVAFRCGWGFLWSMVVCCVLFALAVSSLVFSGFVVSGLAQKPTQLIKGFNFDYTKQSPVAYVPLISCAGVVGGHDSVKEIAASKWVGQRVLPPKQNVQVTVSLEVPESGYNRNLGVFQIRTDFLTYSGKTIASLSQPCMLKFRSEPIRLMTTLVNIVPLLTGYASETQTLDVKISGFVEREEPTSCLRVTLEPRSEYIHGAGLPQIYDSSVVIEAQLPFYKRIIWNWKISLFIWIAMTTFFVQFLFLLVCCWPFIIPRSRQRRGPAPRNGK